The Zea mays cultivar B73 chromosome 7, Zm-B73-REFERENCE-NAM-5.0, whole genome shotgun sequence DNA segment ctgtgtacagccaagactcagctcagtctggcacaccggactgtccggtggtgcaccggacagtgtccggtgcgccaggctgactcggcgtgaagtggcagctctcgggaatttgccgacggcgtacggctaaaattcaccggactgtccggtgtgcaccggactgtccggtgagccaacggtcggccgggccaacggtcggccgcgcgatctgcgcgggacacgtggccgagccaacggtcagaagggggcaccggactgtccggtgtgcaccggacatgtccggtgcgccaacggctcccgcatctgcaacggtcggcttcaccatttaaggaaggagatcgggcaccggacagtgtccggtgtgcaccggactgtccggtgcacccgacgacagaaggcaagattggccttccagatttgtgctcaacggctcctagctgccttgggactataaaagggacccctaggcgcatggaggagtacaccaagtattcctacaacattcctaagcaccaagacatcgatctcgcgcattcgtttcattgtgatagcatatagagctcttgtggagttgtgaactctttgagttgtgttgcgagctcttgttgcgacttgtgtgcgtgttgttcctctgatcttttgaagtcttgtgtgcgttgctcattcccccttgctctgtgtttctttgtgaacttcaattgtaagggcgagaggctccaagttgtggagattcctcgcaaacgggattgagaaaaagcaagcaaaacactgtggtattcaagtgggtctttggaccgcttgagaggggttgattgcaatcctcgtccgttgggatgccacaacgtggagtaggaaagcgttggtcttggccgaaccacgggataaaccactgtgtcatctctgtgattgatctcttgtggtattgtgttttgttgagactcctttctagccacttggcaatcattgtgctaacacttaacaagtttttgtggctataagtttaagtttttacaggatcacctattcaccccccctctaggtgctctcacctgttAGTAGGTCGAACTATGTCATCTATTCTAGGACTCTTTACTTATCTAGGGTGATATTGTGAGGTGTCTAGGTAGATGTCAGGCCTAGTAGTAGTTCTGTCGGACCGTATGGTCGTGCTGGTGGTCGGTGTACTGAACACTTTCCTATTTCCTAATGAAATAGGAGGCTTAGccccttttttaaaaaaatcaatcTCTTCTCTTCTATCTATTAAGAACTGGCACCTTGTGCTATCACAACTTCACCTTCTCCATGCCCAGCATCTGGAAAAAATCATGCAAAACAAACACTTGAACGCAAACCCCTCTGCTCCAAAAATTTAGGACTAACTACCAAACCATACATAATTTAATGTTTACAAATAAACAAAAAATATATTTGTAAGCTAGACGCTGCTCTCTACACTCCACCACCTTATGACAACACACCAGCATATACCTAGTATTTATATATATCTTTAGTCAGAGTTTTAGAAAATAATTACTCAAGACACGAGATTTGTATTGTTTGGGAAAAACTGAAAAAGAGTGGGACGGAGGGACGGAGGGAGTACCTGAAGCTGAAATGCTCCTTGTCGTCCAGAGACCAGACGACCTGCAGCTTTCTTTCGGACTCAACGGAACGGAGCCTTCCCCACCTTCTCGGTAGGCAATCATGCTGCAAGCCGAGATGCAGACAAAGCAGCCTTAACTAAAGACGAAAAGGATTAGCGGAGCAGTTGTGGTAATATGTCAGTTCTAATAAAGAGTTTTATGATTATTCGCTCAACTATTAGCAGCTCCACGACGGGAAAAGGCAGCTATTTAGTTGGTTGGGAGACAGCACGAGCCCCACCACCCCGCCGGCTCCGGTTCGATGCCACCGCCGGCCCGCCCTCGCACATGTGCCCCTCGACGCTCCACTCACGCGAGGGTGTACGACGGTATTTCCTTCGGGGCCGTGCTTTCGCAACGAAGAATGGCACTATGCGGACGAGCAGAGACGAGGACCGAGGTGAAACCAGACAAAAAGGGGTGGGGAGTGGGACACTGCCGCCGTGATCATTCATCCGGACGGCCGACCGCGAACTTTTTTTTTGCTATACTGTTCATCTCCTACCGCTGGCGCTACTGCTACCTCAATCGGCAACTATGAAACGGTCTAGTCTTACGAGTTCTTTTGAAGCTTTACGGAACAGTCGAGCCACGGCAAACTTGAGCTTTCTTCTTCCCCTCGAACAGTCCAGCCTGAGGCTGTCCGCACTCGTGGaactctaaatttctactctaaaaaGAATATTCTATCCTGATCAGCAACATTCTCTACTCTACCACACAATCCTCCGCAGTCATATTTACCCTAAATCTATACCCTATACCAACTACCACATATTCTATCATTTTTTTATACACACATGCGGCCACTTCATCCACTTGCTCGGCTGCGTGTGTCATGCCGCGGGTCCCACAGATACTGTAAAGCGCGTCCAAACCGCATAGCGCAGACAGCCGTACGAGCGCTCGATTTAGCGTTTTTTCTCCGTGCGTTAAAATAGGGTAATATTTACCGTACTCCACTGCGGCAACTTTTCCTACGCTATCTCGATACAGCTCTACCTGGAGCGCGCGACTGCGGGCAGCCTCACTCCTTCCAGGAACTCTACCTACCCCACCCACGGCTTTGCAGGACAGCAGGAGCACCTGCACGCTGCGCGAGTGAGGCTGGTGCCAACGCAGGCTGCAAGACGGGCGGCACGGCGCTCCTCTCGCCCGACCGAAGGCGAGAGCCAGGCGAGAGAGCGTTTCCGGGCGACGCCGTCCGCGCCCGGCGAGAGCAGGCGAAACCGCCTCGCTCTCGCCCGCGCTGGAGCGCGCGCCCGGGCGAGAGACGGGCGAGAGGCAGGCGGTGAGGCGGGCTACGCACTGGCGCGGGCGGCGTGCGGGCGAGAGTGTGGGGCGAGAGCGAGGTGGCGGCTTCCGATTGGTTCTGCTGGCCACATCAGCGCCACGTGTGATAACCGTTTTTTACCGTTTGGACTCCAAAAAATTTGAAAAAAATACAAAAAAATCACAAATTTCATCTATAAATTATTATGCACTTTGTAGTTTTTAATATAATAAAAAGTATTATGTTGTGTGATTTCTAAGCGTTAAAATAAATCCGCGTGAATTACTTAATTCTGAAATAGAAAAGTTGATGTGGCTatagcctgaggctgtagcctgctgcagtctgtgcactggagcagcaggggcgAGAGTGGAGGCGAGAGCTGATGTGGCAGGGGCGAGAGGAGGCTGTGCACTGGACTCAGCCTGATAAGGCCTTCCGATCCAGACTGACAGACGCTGCACACACGGGCAGCGGCGCTGGGCCCGCCGCCCGCCGCAGAGGTGTCAGTGAACTTTGCACCGATCATTTAAAAGGCCCAGCCGCAAATAAATAAAACTCCACTCGCTCCTCGAGCCTCCTGCCTGCCATCAACGCCAGATCCTAGCCCGCCATTAATGCCGTTAACCCGAGCTCGAGATCGGAGGCGGCGGCCCCGTGTTCGCGCCAGGAGTGGCCACCGTACGTGTGACACGCGCCGCCGCCGTTTATAAAAGCACACCgccgctcgctcgctcgctcgcccgcccgcccgccactACTCACTCGGCTCGGGTTCTGCTCTGCACCTCAGTACCTCACACTGTCACCGCGCTTCTGTGACCTGACGACCTTCGGCGGCAGGATGCTCACGTGCATCGCGTGCTCCAAGCAGCAGTTCGCCGGCGGCGGCCCGCCGCTGCACGAACCGCCGGAGGACGACGATGTAGTTGACGGAGGAGGCGGCGGCACGGCGACGCCCAGAACACGGCACGCCATCAAGGCGCTGACTGCCCAGGTGTGGCTCTCGACTTCTTGGGACAGCGTGCTTTGGTCTGGTCTGAATTTATCAGACCCTTTTCATGAGCCCTCGATTGGAGGCTGTAGAATCAGATCGGACGGGAACGGGATTCGGGCGTGCCGACTGACGGGACCTTTTTTTTCTGGGGGTTCAGATCAAGGACATGGCGCTCAAGGCGTCGGGCGCGTACAGGCACTGCAAGCCCTGCGCAGGCTCCTCGGCGGCGGCCTCGCGGCGGCACCACCCGTACCACCACCGCGGCGGCAGCGCCTTCGGGGGCTCCGACGCCGGCTCGGCCTCCGACCGCTTCCACTACGCGTACCGTCGCGCGGGCAGTTCGGCGGACGCCACGACGTCCATGAGCGTGCGCACGGACTTCCCTGCCGGCGACGGGGAGGACGACGAGGTGGCGTCAGAAGCCGCTGGCGGATGCGGTGGCAAGGACGACGACGCCAAGGAGTGGGTGGCGCAGGTGGAGCCCGGCGTGCTCATTACCTTCGTCTCACTGGCGCAAGGTGGCAACGATCTAAAACGTATTCGGTTCAGGTGCGTTCCTTTGGCTACTTGGGATGAAATTCTGCTTCGCAATTCGATTACTTGATCACAAATGATTCCGTTTGCTTTCTCCCTGTGAGAAAATTTGATCGAGATTTTTTTGTCACGCTGTGAATACAACAGTGTTTGGTGGTAAGTTTGGTAGAGCATTCAAGATGGCATTGTTACTTTTGTTAGCTTTTTCTGAACTAGCTGTTGCTAAGTTGCAAGCTGAGCAGTTGACCTGCGGTAAATGGTTAAATGACTCCATGTGAATCATAATCGGAACTGTAATTTCTTTAGCGTTTACTTGCTAGAGTGCTATACATAGggatgtttgtttgggattataatatgtccggattatataatccaacaaattTTATATAATCTGGCAGATTATAATTCTAAACAAACACCCCAATATTAAGTTCGTTAGTGTTCCTTGAGGACTGCACAATAGGGTTGTTAAATTCTGGGGCTAATCTAGCTTGTCTCCACTTATAAATTTCTCTAAATGATGGCTCATGCTTTAGTTTCCGATCAAAATGGCTAAATTCCCATGTCCCATTTAGCATTCCATTTGTCCGtctgtttttcttcttttctgtGTGGCTCAAAAGCTTTTGAATAACAATCGAAATCTCAATAAAACCtttaaagacaagccatgcatagAAATGAAAACTTCTTATCAGAAAAGATCACCATTAAATGAGTGTAGTGCAGATTGGATTTGAGGATGTAGTATGAAAAGGATGTCATCCCCTTGAAAGGAGTCAGCCGAATAGCAACGTAGAGGCTCCAGTTCATTAAAATAAGTACGAGGCATGTCGACTACACTTCTCACTCCTATGCAACCTCATTACTTTACCCCTTAATGACACGTCTCACATGCCAATCTGTGTGCAGCGTGGCTTCTTACACTGTTTTGCCATTCCTTCCATCGTCCACATAGTAAATCCCTTATATAACAGGGTTTTACTATTTGGTAAATATGCAAGAGGAACAACCTGGCATATTGTTAAAGACAATGACATTAAAAAAAAAGAGGGATGACCTATTCCATGTCAACACTATGACAGAGGTCCATTTAAATTCTCACGTGAAGCTGCCAGGCCCAAGTCCATACATGTGGGCACACATGTCCTAGGGTCAGTAGATTTAGAAATTTAAGCCATGCATTGAAGAGGTTAAAAGGATCATGTTGGCTGCCCACCGTGGAAAAGGATTTTGAATTTACCACTGCTAGTACACTGTGGGGCAAGTCCAGGGTGGTCATTTGTGCTGCTCTAGCCTGTCCATATCATGTGCACTTGTTGTACTGGAGATGCTGCTTCCATTAAGAGTTAGTAGCATTATCAAGGGAAGCAGTCAGGCAGGAGGGGCCACAGCCCGCGTTTCTTTTGTGTGGCCAATCAAAAAGTTAAAAtggaaaggaagaagaagaacaaaCAAGTTTATGTGCTGCTTCCCACTCTTTTCCATTTGGCCTTTTGTTTCTGAGAAATGGTTGTTGTTGGTTTGTGATCTTATTGGTGTGTAGTTTGGGTCCATCCACAATGGAGGAGATCCATGTGGGAGGAATCCCCTTACTATTTACCCATGGATCCCCTCAATTTTCTTGGTCACCAAACCAGCCCTAAGTTGGAGGACAAACCAGCTACATAAGTTCAGGGACCTATCACCTATGGTGCACTTCTCTCATACTTTCTTATTATATTTATTGGAGTCAAATATAAATTGGCCACTTAAAAACTATTTCTGTGGAATGAATCAGGATTTATGAGGTGTGAAAACGGATGCATAGGAGAGCATCAGTTACTGATATGGATGTGCATGCTTGCTCATCTATTTATGTAGCAGTTCTTTGAATAACCATTTGGTTGTCTGCTTTTTTGCACGTAATGGTGTATGTTAGCCGTGAGATATTCAACAAATGGCAAGCACAAAGGTGGTGGGCTGAAAATTATGACAGAATTATGGAACTTTACAATGTGCAGAGGTTTAACCAAACTGTCCCTCTAGTCCCGACTACCCCAAAATCTGAAGACGAGGTGAGGACGCTCagttttatttatttgtttttttaGTAATTCAAGGGACTACACCCCCAGTTCAACGCGTAATATGCTTTCTATCTGTTCCACGGCATTTTCTTCTTCCTATAGAGCTCCAAGGACGACAGCCCAGTAACACCACCACTGGACAAGGAACGGCTGCCTCGCACTTTCCACAGACAAGGTGGTGCAGCGACCAacttttttgcattttagcccttATGGGGTTTCTTTTGCACAATTATGCCCTTtgtagtttcatttcaaaaaatggacccttacctcggcgccgtcatcattggcgccgaggtaacacatagTGGCGCCAACATAATTGGCGCCAACTTTTCCTACGTGGCAGCCGATGTGGCAAGTCtcagggggtcggcgccatagatcttggcgccgacccccctGGATAGCACCGGACCCCACCGTCAaggggggtcggcgccaagatctatggcgccgaccccctggGACTTGCCACATCGGCTGCCACGTAGGAAAAGTTGGCGCCAATGGTACTGGCGTCGATGTGTGTTATctcggcgccaatgatgatgGCGCCGAGGTTGGGGTCCATTTTTTTAAATGAAACTGTAAAGGGCATAGTTGTGCAAAAAAAACCCAAAAAGGGCTAAAATCCAAAAAAGTTGGGTGCAGCGATGGGCTACTCGTCATCAGATTCTCTCGAGCATCACTCAAACCGCTACTGTACTGGCCTCCTGCACCAGCATGGACACCAATGCTGTGATTCAATGGGCCTGGCATCAACACCGAAGTTGTCAAGTATCAGTGGGGCCAAGACAGAAACCTCATCCATGGACGCATCGATGAGGACAAGCTCGTCACCTGAAGAGGTCGACAGGTCTGGTGAGCTCACGGTGTCCATCAGCAATGCAAGCGACCAGGAGAGGGAGTGGGTCGAGGAAGACGAGCCTGGTGTATATATCACAATCCGGGCTTTACCTGGCGGGACCAGAGAGCTTCGCCGTGTTCGGTTCAGGTTTGTGACCCATGATGCTTCAGAGCCCTTTCCACTAGCTTGCTCTTAGAATAAACTTGCTATGTATAACATGATCAACTTAAAATCAGAGAAGCTAGCCACCTACATAGAATTATACAAGATTGCAGTAGATACACGATTGTTTACATGGCCCTTGTGCTTGCAGCCGGGAGAAGTTCAGCGAGAGGCATGCCAGACTATGGTGGGAAGAGAACCGAGCGAGGATACACGAACAATACCTCTGAGAAGAAACGCCCGAGACCATCAGCATCAGAAGCACAGAAAGCTTTCCTTCGGTTGAGCTGATGGTACATCTGGCACTAACACTTCTACATGCATTTCCAGCTTCATTCAATGTTTTGATGACCGAAGAGGCGAAGGGGTCCCGTTTCCGGCATTTTACATTCTTTCAGTCCTTTTGCCGTTTTCTCGTCAGTTTTGAACTGGAAATGCGTGAGCGACTCATTTAGCTCAAAAAGGTCTCTCGTTTTGGGGGTGGGGTAATGTACGTCTTTCACTGCTGAGCCTGTAGTTTCCACTTTCCGGCAACCAAAAGGTCTCTCGTTTTTCATCAATAATACTACATATCTACCTGTTGTTTCCCATAGGACAAAATAGCATGTTTGTGTCGTTGGGCACTATTTTGCTGTTGTCACTGTCTTATTGTACTACTCTTCCAGACAGCACAATTATCAACACACAAGTTGGTACTGAGTGCGCCCCAACTCAAAACCACTTTGTGACGGGTTGATTGTATCATTAACGATAGTTGGACGCACAACGACTAAGAGCCTTTTTCTTACGTGCTATTATAAAAGTTTATAATTGTCCCTAAGCTATTAGAAAAAAGTAAGTAATCAGAGGTGCCACTGGTTCACTTTTCTTTATCCTTCATATCACTTAGGACTAGTTTAATAACTGTTGGGAACTTATtcccaaatgctatgaatcaagaacaagacaacataaaatgttaaataataatgacTTTCGCCCGCTGAAACATTatatccccaaggatttaatgaacttcggacgaaagcCATGAGCaggatatcacgaaggtcatatctTCGTGATCAAACATAAAACAAtccgaaataaaatataaaatatcaaACATTAGAGAAAGATCTATTGGAAACAAATgacatttgtcggggaccataattaggggtacccccaagactcctaatttcagttggtaaaccccatcagcacaaagctgcaaaggcctgatggccgcgattaaggtcaaggctcagtccactcaagggacgcgatctcgcctcgcccgagcccagcctcgggcaaaggcagccgaccccggaggattcacgtctcgcccgagggccccctcaagcgacggacacaccttcggctcgcccaaggcccagtcttcgcggagaagcaaccttggccagatcgccacgccaaccgaccgtatcgcaggagcatttaatgcaaggatcgactgataccttatcctgacgcgcgctcctcagtcgacagagccgaagtgaccgcagtcactttgccgctccactgaccgacctgacaggaaaacagcgccgcctgcctcgctccgactgctgtgccactcgacagagtgagactgacaacagctaagtccagcctcgggcgccatgggaagctccgcctcgcccgacccagggctcggactcagcctcgaccccggaagacgaactccgcctcacccgaccccagggctcggactcagcctcggcctcggaagacggtctccgcctcgcccgacccagggctcgggctcagcctcgacctcggaggagcctccgcctcgcccgaccccagggctcagactcagcctcgaccccggaagacgaactccgcctcgcccgaccccagggctcggactcagcctcggcctcggaagacggtctccgcctcgcccgacctagggctcggacttagcctcaaccccggaagacgaactccgcctcgcccgaccccagggctcggactcagcctcagcctcggaagacggtctccgcctcgaccgaccaagggctcgggctcagcctcgacctcgtaggagcctccgcctcgcccgaccccagggctcggacttagcctcgaccccggaagacgaactccgcctcacccgaccccagggctcggactcagcctcgacctcggaggagcctccgcctcgcccgacctcgggctcggacccgccacgtcacagggaaggccatcattaccctacccctagctagcttaggctacggggaacaagaccgacgtcccatctggctcgccccggtaaacaagtaatgatggcaccccgcgtgctccatgacgacggcgactctcagccccttacggaagcaaggagacgtcagcaaggatccgacagccccgacagctgtacttccacaaggctcaagcactcctctgacggccacgacatcacatgaacagagcgccaaaacctctctggctgccacgacggcatgtacttagggctctagctcctctctgcttgacacgttagcacactgctacaccccccattgtacacctgggccctctccttacgcctataaaaggaaggtccagggctctcgtacgagaaggttggccgcgcgggagaacgggctggcggacagtctctctctctctctctcccatgcggacgcttgtaacccccctactgcaagcgcacccgacctgggcacagggcaacacgaaggccgtgggtttccccttttgctgtTTCtcaccccccttcgtgctccgtctcgcgccgacccatctgggctgggacacgcggcgacaat contains these protein-coding regions:
- the LOC103632829 gene encoding protein Brevis radix-like 1 — translated: MLTCIACSKQQFAGGGPPLHEPPEDDDVVDGGGGGTATPRTRHAIKALTAQIKDMALKASGAYRHCKPCAGSSAAASRRHHPYHHRGGSAFGGSDAGSASDRFHYAYRRAGSSADATTSMSVRTDFPAGDGEDDEVASEAAGGCGGKDDDAKEWVAQVEPGVLITFVSLAQGGNDLKRIRFSREIFNKWQAQRWWAENYDRIMELYNVQRFNQTVPLVPTTPKSEDESSKDDSPVTPPLDKERLPRTFHRQGGGAMGYSSSDSLEHHSNRYCTGLLHQHGHQCCDSMGLASTPKLSSISGAKTETSSMDASMRTSSSPEEVDRSGELTVSISNASDQEREWVEEDEPGVYITIRALPGGTRELRRVRFSREKFSERHARLWWEENRARIHEQYL